In one window of Ovis aries strain OAR_USU_Benz2616 breed Rambouillet chromosome 5, ARS-UI_Ramb_v3.0, whole genome shotgun sequence DNA:
- the CCDC124 gene encoding coiled-coil domain-containing protein 124, which produces MPKKFQGENTKSAAARARRAEAKAAADAKKQKELEDAYWKDEDKHVMRKEQRKEEKEKRRLEQLERKKETQRLLEEEDSKLKGGKAPRAAASSKVTRAQIEETLRRDHQHKESPDPAEKAKSHLEVPLEENVNRRVLEEGSVEARTIEDAIAVLSVTEEAVDRHPERRMRAAFTAFEEAQLPRLKQENPNMRLSQLKQMLKKEWLRSPDNPMNQRAVPFNTPK; this is translated from the exons ATGCCCAAGAAGTTCCAGGGCGAGAACACCAAGTCGGCAGCGGCCCGGGCACGGAGGGCTGAGGCCAAGGCGGCAGCGGATGCCAAGAAACAGAAGGAGCTGGAAGATGCGTACTGGAAGGACGAGGACAAACACGTCATGAGGAAGGAGCAGCGCAAG gaggagaaggagaagcggCGCCTGGAGCAGCTGGAGCGCAAGAAGGAGACGCAGCGGCTGCTGGAGGAGGAAGACTCGAAGCTCAAGGGTGGCAAGGCCCCCCGGGCGGCCGCCTCCAGCAAGGTCACCCGCGCCCAGATTGAGGAGACTCTCCGCCGAGACCATCAGCACAAGGAAAGCCCTGACCCAG CCGAGAAAGCCAAAAGCCACTTGGAGGTGCCGCTGGAGGAGAACGTGAACCGCCGCGTGCTGGAGGAGGGCAGCGTGGAGGCGCGCACCATCGAGGACGCCATCGCTGTGCTCAG CGTGACGGAGGAGGCGGTGGACAGACACCCGGAGCGCCGCATGCGGGCGGCCTTCACTGCCTTTGAGGAGGCGCAGCTGCCGCGGCTTAAGCAAGAAAATCCCAATATGCGGCTGTCGCAGCTGAAGCAGATGCTCAAAAAGGAGTGGCTGCGCTCACCGGATAATCCCATGAACCAGCGGGCGGTGCCCTTCAACACCCCCAAGTGA